Part of the Streptomyces sp. NBC_01353 genome, CGCGCCCGTGAACGCGGGACGGTGCTCAATCTGGAGGCCGGTGTGCCGGTCGGCTGACGACGACGCCCACCGGGCGCCCTTCAGCCCGAGAGGGCCGATCGACTACGCCGCTGCCTCCGCCAGTTGACGGGCGGTGTCCGTCGTCACCGGGTCCCCGTGGCCACAGCACAGGACCGACGGCTTCAACTCCGCCAGACGCCGCATCGAATCCATGGCGCGCTCGCGGTCCACATGGAACACACCGAACGTCACGCCCTGCACCGTCGCCACCGTGTCGCCGGTGAACAGGACGCCGTGCTCCGGAAGGTGGACCGCGAGCGAGCCGGGCGTGTGACCCGGTGTGTGCACCACGACCGCACCGTCCCCGAAACCCAGTGCGTCCCCGTCCTCCACCTCCCGGTCGACCCGGGTCGCCGGCGCCGCCGGGGTGGTCAGACCGTGCTCGTACAGAGGGATCTCCCAGTCGAGCAGGACAGGCTCGGGGACCGGCGCCTCGCCCCGGATCACGGGGGCGTCGAGGCGGTGCGCCACGATCTCGGCGCCGAACCGGTCGGCGAGCTCCTGCGCCGAGCCGACATGGTCGCGATGGCAGTGCGTGAGAACGATCCGGCGCAGCGCCGCGGGGTCGAGCCCCGCGGCCCGCATCGCCGCCTCGATCTCCGGCGCCGAGCCCGCCCAGCCGGCGTCGATCAGGGTCAACTCCTTGTCGTCCCGCCACAGATAGGCCTGGCCGATGGAGAAGTGCAGCATGTGCAGTCGAGGCGTGATCTCGATGAAGTCCATACGGCGAACCTACGCATCCGCGCAGGTCCGCCCCATGGTTCTACGCTCTCGGCGAGGTTCGCCGAACGCTTAACCCTGCTTCGAGCGGGCGTAGTTGAGCAGGAAGTGAGCCTCCGCCACCGACAGGCGCTCCAGCTCCTCGGGCGACACCGACTCGTTCACCGCGTGGATCTGCGCCTCCGGCTCGCTCAGACCGATCAGCAGAATCTCCGCCTCGGGATAGAGCGACGCCAGCGTGTTGCAGAGCGGGATCGAGCCACCCATGCCGGAGGTCTGCATCTCCTGCCCGGGGTACGCGATCCGCATCGCCTCCGCCATCGAGACGTACGCCGGGCTGGACACGTCCGCCCGGAACGCCTGGCCCTGACCGACCTGCTCGAAGGAGACCCGGGCGTTCCACGGCACACGCTTCTCGATGTGCGCGTACAGCAGCTTCGTCGCCTCGGACGCATCCTGGCCAGGCGGCACCCGCAGGCTGATCTGCGCCCGCGCCGTCGACGGGATCGACGGCGTCGCACCCGCCACCGGGTGGCAGTCGATGCCGATGACGGTCACCGCCGGACGGGCCCAGAGACGGTCGGCGATCGTGCCGTCGCCCGGCAGACCGACGCCCGCCAGGACCTTCGCGTCCGCGCGGAAGTCGTCCTCCGGGTACTGCAGGCCCTCCCACACCGCGTCGGCCGGCAGACCGTCGATGACCGTCGAGCCGTCCTCGGCGCGCAGCGTGTCCAGGACCCGGATCAGCGCGGCCAGCGCGTCGGGCGCGGCGCCGCCGAACATGCCGGAGTGCAGGTTGCCTTCGAGGGTGTCGATCTGGACCCGGATCATCGTCATACCGCGCAGAGTCGCGGTGACCGTCGGAAGACCGAGCCGGAA contains:
- a CDS encoding dipeptidase; its protein translation is MTANPIAETVAELMPRAQAELAELVAFESVADEAVAPRSECEAAANWVADALRAEAFQDVALLDTPDGSQSVYGVLPGPAGAPTVLLYAHYDVQPKLDESAWVTPPFELTERDGRWYGRGAADCKGGFIMHLLALRALKANGGVPVTVKMIVEGSEEQGTGGLERYAEAHPELLTSDAIVIGDTGNFRLGLPTVTATLRGMTMIRVQIDTLEGNLHSGMFGGAAPDALAALIRVLDTLRAEDGSTVIDGLPADAVWEGLQYPEDDFRADAKVLAGVGLPGDGTIADRLWARPAVTVIGIDCHPVAGATPSIPSTARAQISLRVPPGQDASEATKLLYAHIEKRVPWNARVSFEQVGQGQAFRADVSSPAYVSMAEAMRIAYPGQEMQTSGMGGSIPLCNTLASLYPEAEILLIGLSEPEAQIHAVNESVSPEELERLSVAEAHFLLNYARSKQG
- a CDS encoding MBL fold metallo-hydrolase, with translation MDFIEITPRLHMLHFSIGQAYLWRDDKELTLIDAGWAGSAPEIEAAMRAAGLDPAALRRIVLTHCHRDHVGSAQELADRFGAEIVAHRLDAPVIRGEAPVPEPVLLDWEIPLYEHGLTTPAAPATRVDREVEDGDALGFGDGAVVVHTPGHTPGSLAVHLPEHGVLFTGDTVATVQGVTFGVFHVDRERAMDSMRRLAELKPSVLCCGHGDPVTTDTARQLAEAAA